ATCACCAGGACCGCCGAGATGAACAGGATGGTGAACCACGTCAGACCGGGGAATAACCACATCCGGTAACCCAGCACTTCACCCGCTTTCTCGCGTTTCTTACGCAGCACCAGATGCGAAACGGCGATCACCAGGTAGACCAGCAGGGCAATCGCACCTGATGTCGCCAGCAGGAACTCAAACACCACGCTGGGCGCCACGTAGTTGGCGATCACGGCCAGAAACGCGGCGGCCGTAGAGAGCAGCACTGCAACCCAGGGGGTACCGCTGCGGTTGGTCCGTGAGGCGGCGGCGGGCGCATCTTTGCGGCGCGACAGGGAGTAGAGCATGCGCGATGAGGTGTAGAGCGCTGAGTTAAGACAGCTGCACACCGCCATCAGCACCACCAGATCGACAATCAGTCGGGCGTGCGGAATATTCATCGCCTGCAACACCGTCTGCCATGAACCCTGTTCAACCAGCCCCGGTGTGTTCCACGGCACCAGCGCGACGACGAAGAAAATCGACAGCAGATAGAACAGGGCAATACGCCAGATAACGGAGTTAGTAGCCTGGGTGATCTGTTTGCCCGGATTTTTTGACTCTGCGGCGGCGATGGTCACGATCTCCGTGCCCATAAAGGAGAACATGGTGGTCAGGATAGCCGCCACGACCGCGCCCATCCCGTTTGGCATAAAGCCGTGCGTGTCATAGAGGTGCGACAGGCCACTGGTGTTGCTGTCGGGCAGCAGGCCGAATACGGCTGCACCCGCCACCGCCAGGAACAGAATAATGGCGACCACCTTGATCAGGGCAAACCAGAACTCAAACTCACCATAATTCTTCACGCTCAGCAGATTCGTGATGGTCAGCAGCAGCGTAATTGCAAAGGTAAACTGCCAGATAGCCACTTCAGGGAACCAGGCGTGCAGGATCGTTCCGGCCGCATTGGCTTCCAGCGGGATCACCAGCACCCAGAACCACCAGTAGAGCCAGCCGATGGTGAAGCCGGCCCAGCGGCCCAGCGCCTTGTCCGCATAGGTTGAGAAGGAGCCCGAATCGGGTGAGGCGACGGCCATCTCGGCCAGCATCCGCATAATCAGTACCACCAGCGCACCGGCGGCGGCATAGGAGATCAGCACCGCGGGACCGGCTTCCGAAATAGCGTGGCCGGATCCGACAAACAGCCCGGCGCCAATCACGCCCGCGATTGAGAGCATACGCACGTGGCGCGGTTTCAGGTTTTGAGCCAGCGAATCTTCATTCGCACTCTGAGTCATCGTCATGTAAACGTCTCCAGGCGACGTCCGGCCCAGGGGCCGGACGAACGGGGATGAACTTGCGTTAACGCACAGTGGAATCAGGCCGGAACGACGGGATGTCCGGCTGAGGCGACACAGTGATTGATCACCGAAGAGAGGATGGTCAGCGCCTGGCTGAACTGGGCATCCGGAATGGTCAGCGGGTAGAGGAAGCGGATGACGTTGCCTTTTGCGCCGCAGGTCAGCAGCAGCAGGCCCTGTTCCATCGCCATTTTCTGAACCGCCTGGGCGGTGCTGGCCTGATAGAACTCCATCGCCACCATCGATCCCAGCGCACGCACTTCGGCAATGTCCGGGTGTCTGCGCTGCTGCGCCTGCAGCTCCGCTTCCAGCCGGGCGCCGAGATCCACGGCGCGCTGACAGAGCTGCTCCTCTTCGATCACATCCAGCACCGCATGGGCTGAGGCAATGGCCAGCGGGTTACCGGCGTAGGTGCCGCCCAGACCACCCGGCGCAGGGGCATCCATCACCTCTGCACGTCCGGCGATGGCGGAGAGCGGCATCCCGCCTGCCAGGCTTTTCGCCATGGTGATGATGTCGGCCTTCACGGGATAGTGTTCCATCGCAAACAGCTTACCGGTACGGGCAAAGCCGCTCTGCACTTCATCCGCAATCAGCAGGATGCCGTGACGATCAGCCAGCTCACGCAGCTGCACCATAAATTCCACCGGCGCGGCGTGGAAACCGCCTTCGCCCTGAACCGGCTCCAGCACGATCGCCGCTACATCATGCGGGGCGATATCCTGGGTGAAAATTTCATCGAGGCTGGTGAGTGCGGCTTCGATGCTGATCCCCTGAACCGCACTTGGATAGCGGGCATGGAAGACGGAAGGCGGCATCGGACCGAAGTCACGCTTATAGGGAGCCACTTTGCCGGTCATCGCCATCGTCATGAAGGTACGGCCATGAAACGCGTTTCCGAAGGTGATGATGCCGTGACGACGGGTAAAGGCACGCGCCACTTTAACGGCGTTTTCGACGGCTTCGGCACCGGTGGTGAAGAAGGCCGTTTTCGCCGGACCGGCGATCGGCACACGCTGGTTAATCCGCTCAGCCAGCGCGACATAGCTTTCATACGGCGTAATCTGGAAGGCGGTATGGGTAAACTTTGTTAACTGATCCGCAATCGCCTGCTCAATGCGCGGATGACGGTGGCCGGTGTTCAGCACGGCAATGCCGCCCGCGAAATCGATCCAGCTGTTCCCTGCCTGATCCCATAAGGTGGCGTTTTCTGCCCGGGCAACGTACCAGTCGCACAGCGTACCGATGCCTTTAGGGAGAGCCTGTGCTTTGCGCTGCTGCATCAGGTTATTTTTTTCGCTCATTTAATCCACCTCGTTCAGTTGCGTATTTACAATTCCCGACAAACACGTTTATTTATGCCTGAGGCGAGGTGAGTTGCCAGAGCCAATTGTGAGAGGAAAGGTGGAGCCAATTGCGACTCTTGTACGCAGATCATCTATTAGCACGGTTACAGTTTTTAAGAACAGGCTCATTACATCAGCGGCTGCTGAACTGCATGCAGGCCGCGATCGCGGAAGAGGTCTTTCCGCGCGGGAGCCGTTTGCCGGCAACGCGGGATCTGGCGCGTGAACTGGGCGTGTCGCGAAACACGGTCATGCACGTCTATGAAAGTCTGATGGCGCAGGGGTATGTCACCGCACGCACCGGCAGTGGCACCTGGATCGCCGAGACGCTGCCGGAAACCTCGCTGCAGAGTGAGGCGGTGGCCGACCTGCAGGCGGTCAGAGCACAGCGTCCGGCCACGCTGTCGAAACGCGGCGCCTCGCTGCTCGGTCATGCCAACGCCTCCCCCTGGCAGTGGGGGGCGTTTGTGCCCGGCGCGCCGGACGTGACCGAATTTCCCCATAAACTCTTCAGCCAGATTCAGGCGCGGTTAAACCGTGAGCCTGACGTGCATCGACTGGTCTACAGCAGCGGCGGGGGCTGTCCCGATCTGCGGCATGCGCTGGTCGATTATCTGCGGGTTGCCCGGTCGGTGCGGGCCGATGCGGACCAGATCCTGATCACCGAAGGCGTGCATCAGGCGGTTGATCTGGTTACGCGGGTGCTCTGCGACCCAGGCGATCGGGTCTGGATGGAGGAGCCGGGCTACTGGGGCACCCGCAACCTGCTGCGCATGAATGGTCTGAAGATTCGGGCCATGCCGGTCGATGAGCAGGGGCTGGTGCCGGACAGCGGACCGGCGCCGAAAATGGTCTTCGTCACGCCCTCGCACCAGTATCCGCTGGGTGTGCACCTGAGCCTCGCCCGCCGTCAGGCGTTGATCGCCCTGGCGCGTCGCCATCAGAGCTGGATAGTGGAGGATGATTACGACAGTGAGTTTCGTTTTTCCGGGCAGCCGCACCCCGCGCTGCAGGGGCTGGAAGCGGATGCCCCGGTGATTTACATGGGCACCTTCAGTAAAACGCTCTATCCCGCGCTGCGGATCGGCTATCTGGTGGTGCCCAAAACGCTGGCGCAGCCGCTGCGCCTCGCCGCCGCGGAACTCTATCGCGGTGGACATCTGCTGATCCAGCGGGCGCTGGCGGAGTTTATCCGTCTGGGCCACTATATGGAGCACATCCGGCGGATGCGACTGCTCTATCGCCAGCGGCGTCAGTTCCTGTGCAGGCTGATTGAGCGCTACCTGGGACCCGCGTTTCTGCCCACCTTTAATCATGAGGCGGGGCTGCATCTGGTGATGCCGCTGCCGCCGGGCAGTGACGATGTGGCTATCGCCGCCGAGGCGCTGAAGCGCGGGGTCAAAGTGCGGCCACTTTCGCAATATTATATGCATCCTCAGGAGACGCGCGGGCTGCTGCTGGGGTACGCCTGCGTCAATGAGCGCCAGTGTCAGGATGCCTTCGGCACGCTGAAAGCCTGCCTGGCGTCGGCCGGGATCACATTCACGCCGCAGGGGTAACGGCGTTTCAGCCGGGGCGGTTTCGGGGCCGTCCTTGAGCTAACGCATTGACATTTAATCAGAGTCACCGAGAATAGCCCTCTTTGCGTTCCGACCAGAGAATACCGGAGTCTATGATCGCCCCTAATCCCTTTTCTGCAGCGGCCAGAACCGCCGTGAAGCGAAGCGCCGTGCTGGCTGCGGCGCTGTTGCTGGCGAGTTGCGCATCTGAGCCGCCGCGCTCGCTGGTCACCCCGTTTCCCCCCGTCAGCAAACAGCCCCTGCCGGCGCCGGGTCAGCCCGTTCAGCCACATGCTCAGGAACCGATGCGGGGGGTCTGGCTGGCGACGGTGTCGCGGCTTGACTGGCCACCCGTCGCCTCGGTCAACGGCACCTCTCCGGCTCAGCGTATCCGCCTGCAGCAGCAGTCGCTGATTGAGAAACTGGATAAGCTGAAAAGCCTGGGAATTAACACCGTATTCTTCCAGGTAAAGCCGGATGCCACCGCGCTCTGGCCCTCAAAAATTCTGCCCTGGTCCGATATGCTGACCGGACAGATTGGTCAGGACCCGGGATATGATCCGTTGCAGTTTATGCTGGATGAGGCGCACAAACGCGGCATCAAAGTCCACGCCTGGTTCAACCCTTACCGGGTCTCGGTTAACACCAAACCCTCAACCGTCAGCGAACTCAACCGCACGCTGTCGCTGCATCCGGCCAGCGTTTATGTCCTGCACCGGGACTGGATCCGTACCGCAGGCGACCGCTACGTGCTCGACCCCGGCATTCCCGAGGTA
This window of the Pantoea deleyi genome carries:
- the gabP gene encoding GABA permease — translated: MTMTQSANEDSLAQNLKPRHVRMLSIAGVIGAGLFVGSGHAISEAGPAVLISYAAAGALVVLIMRMLAEMAVASPDSGSFSTYADKALGRWAGFTIGWLYWWFWVLVIPLEANAAGTILHAWFPEVAIWQFTFAITLLLTITNLLSVKNYGEFEFWFALIKVVAIILFLAVAGAAVFGLLPDSNTSGLSHLYDTHGFMPNGMGAVVAAILTTMFSFMGTEIVTIAAAESKNPGKQITQATNSVIWRIALFYLLSIFFVVALVPWNTPGLVEQGSWQTVLQAMNIPHARLIVDLVVLMAVCSCLNSALYTSSRMLYSLSRRKDAPAAASRTNRSGTPWVAVLLSTAAAFLAVIANYVAPSVVFEFLLATSGAIALLVYLVIAVSHLVLRKKREKAGEVLGYRMWLFPGLTWFTILFISAVLVIMLFDASHQAELVATGGLTLLIIATSLVLRRKKETRPATQYFTQRTSDPS
- the gabT gene encoding 4-aminobutyrate--2-oxoglutarate transaminase → MSEKNNLMQQRKAQALPKGIGTLCDWYVARAENATLWDQAGNSWIDFAGGIAVLNTGHRHPRIEQAIADQLTKFTHTAFQITPYESYVALAERINQRVPIAGPAKTAFFTTGAEAVENAVKVARAFTRRHGIITFGNAFHGRTFMTMAMTGKVAPYKRDFGPMPPSVFHARYPSAVQGISIEAALTSLDEIFTQDIAPHDVAAIVLEPVQGEGGFHAAPVEFMVQLRELADRHGILLIADEVQSGFARTGKLFAMEHYPVKADIITMAKSLAGGMPLSAIAGRAEVMDAPAPGGLGGTYAGNPLAIASAHAVLDVIEEEQLCQRAVDLGARLEAELQAQQRRHPDIAEVRALGSMVAMEFYQASTAQAVQKMAMEQGLLLLTCGAKGNVIRFLYPLTIPDAQFSQALTILSSVINHCVASAGHPVVPA
- a CDS encoding PLP-dependent aminotransferase family protein; amino-acid sequence: MRLLYADHLLARLQFLRTGSLHQRLLNCMQAAIAEEVFPRGSRLPATRDLARELGVSRNTVMHVYESLMAQGYVTARTGSGTWIAETLPETSLQSEAVADLQAVRAQRPATLSKRGASLLGHANASPWQWGAFVPGAPDVTEFPHKLFSQIQARLNREPDVHRLVYSSGGGCPDLRHALVDYLRVARSVRADADQILITEGVHQAVDLVTRVLCDPGDRVWMEEPGYWGTRNLLRMNGLKIRAMPVDEQGLVPDSGPAPKMVFVTPSHQYPLGVHLSLARRQALIALARRHQSWIVEDDYDSEFRFSGQPHPALQGLEADAPVIYMGTFSKTLYPALRIGYLVVPKTLAQPLRLAAAELYRGGHLLIQRALAEFIRLGHYMEHIRRMRLLYRQRRQFLCRLIERYLGPAFLPTFNHEAGLHLVMPLPPGSDDVAIAAEALKRGVKVRPLSQYYMHPQETRGLLLGYACVNERQCQDAFGTLKACLASAGITFTPQG